The following are from one region of the Aspergillus chevalieri M1 DNA, chromosome 1, nearly complete sequence genome:
- a CDS encoding putative secondary metabolism biosynthetic enzyme (COG:Q;~EggNog:ENOG410QD7U;~InterPro:IPR013154,IPR029063,IPR013217,IPR011032, IPR020843;~PFAM:PF13649,PF13489,PF01209,PF08242,PF08240, PF08241,PF13847;~SECRETED:SignalP(1-25);~SMCOG1028:crotonyl-CoA reductase / alcohol dehydrogenase;~antiSMASH:Cluster_1.1;~go_function: GO:0016491 - oxidoreductase activity [Evidence IEA];~go_process: GO:0055114 - oxidation-reduction process [Evidence IEA]), which translates to MRHLDHLWFVLARLLIVETYHQTRSSTPTSEHLKRYLAFIESQYEVICSASPELLPEMRDVNASDPQSRRSQIEQLVAMRPDCEDGDSWPRASKPFKLVLDRIGDILQGNVNPLELLMENNVLRYFYGSLFIRMDWDGFLSLLSHSNPTLRVLEICAGTGATTAIVLKGLASGHKGRMYTKYTFTDISPGFLPDAKNQFKDHQGIEYTTLDISQCPMKQGFEPESYDLVIASNVLHATPSISETLSNVRRLIAPGGHFLLHEICNPCPFIDYVMGLFPGWWIGEQDGRKDRPYISTERWHNELLEAGFTGNDMVRLDGDDSYFITASILSRPQPKEVSRGDLHLLYRGTISQWARNLEKLLILDGYTVRWCTLQQTPPPGSDVISLIDLEGPFLDDLSSVDFAAFKQCFSALKNVRLLWVTRSIQLECEDPRFGLSLGLVRTCRHEIAEDFVTLEIDQLDGTAIESVIKVLNKMKSQQDKPWLYPDYEFALQGGVIHTPRFQWSTIDDQLVGALDGSESKTLDIGTYGVISSLTWASASPLLALAEDEVEVDVKYVGLNFRDTLVMLGLFGNMSECGVEGSGIVRKVGSGIRNLKVGDHVMLASAGLFSTRKVLPANVCLKLPDNISLQDAATILCVFTTAIHSLVDMGRLQKGQSVLIHAACGGVGLAASKYVK; encoded by the exons ATGAGACACCTGGACCACCTCTGGTTTGTGCTGGCCCGCCTGCTCATAGTCGAGACATATCATCAAACCAGATCTTCTACTCCCACTTCTGAGCATCTCAAAAGATATCTTGCCTTTATAGAATCTCAGTACGAGGTGATTTGCAGCGCCTCTCCAGAACTCCTTCCGGAAATGAGAGATGTCAATGCCTCCGATCCCCAGAGCCGCAGATCACAAATCGAACAACTTGTTGCGATGCGACCTGATTGTGAAGACGGTGATAGCTGGCCGAGGGCTTCCAAACCGTTTAAACTTGTTCTTGACCGGATAGGCGACATCCTTCAAGGCAATGTCAACCCGCTCGAGCTTCTCATGGAAAACAATGTGCTTCGATATTTCTATGGTTCTTTGTTTATTCGTATGGACTGGGATGGCTTTCTTTCGTTGCTCAGTCATTCGAATCCGACTCTTCGGGTATTGGAAATCTGTGCGGGAACTGGCGCCACTACTGCGATAGTCTTGAAGGGCTTGGCTTCTGGCCACAAGGGACGGATGTATACCAAGTACACGTTCACTGACATATCGCCTGGGTTTTTACCGGACGCCAAGAATCAATTCAAGGATCACCAAGGAATTGAATATACTACCTTGGATATAAGTCAATGCCCTATGAAACAAGGCTTCGAACCCGAAAGTTATGACTTAGTGATCGCTTCCAATGTCCTCCACGCAACTCCTTCAATCTCTGAAACGCTTTCCAACGTCCGGAGACTAATTGCGCCGGGGGGTCACTTTCTGCTTCACGAAATATGTAATCCCTGTCCTTTCATTGACTATGTCATGGGGCTGTTTCCTGGCTGGTGGATCGGAGAGCAAGACGGCAGGAAAGATAGGCCATATATCTCCACTGAACGGTGGCACAATGAGCTTCTCGAAGCTGGGTTTACTGGAAACGACATGGTCAggcttgatggtgatgactCTTATTTCATAACAGCCAGCATCCTATCCAGGCCTCAACCCAAGGAAGTCAGCAGGGGGGACTTGCATCTTCTTTATCGGGGAACAATTAGCCAGTGGGCACGCAACCTAGAAAAGCTACTTATTTTGGATGGCTATACTGTTCGTTGGTGTACCCTCCAGCAAACGCCGCCTCCGGGCTCGGACGTCATATCATTGATCGATCTGGAAGGTCCCTTTCTCGACGATCTGTCAAGTGTGGATTTTGCTGCTTTCAAACAATGCTTCTCAGCCTTAAAGAATGTCCGCTTGCTATGGGTTACGAGATCGATACAACTGGAGTGTGAAGACCCTCGATTTGGTCTGTCCTTGGGCCTGGTTCGCACTTGCCGACATGAGATTGCAGAGGATTTTGTGACCTTGGAGATAGACCAGCTTGACGGTACTGCCATAGAATCTGTCATCAAGGTACTTAACAAAATGAAGTCACAACAAGATAAGCCGTGGTTGTATCCCGATTATGAATTTGCTCTCCAAGGTGGTGTCATTCACACTCCTCGCTTCCAGTGGAGTACTATTGACGACCAACTCGTGGGAGCCCTGGATGGCTCAGAATCGAAGACGCTTGACATTGGCACCTACGGGGTTATAAGCTCCCTAACATGGGCATCGGCAAGCCCATTGCTAGCCCTTGCAGAAGACGAGGTTGAAGTTGACGTGAAGTATGTTGGGTTGAATTTCAGG GATACCCTTGTCATGTTAGGACTATTTGGCAACATGAGCGAATGCGGCGTCGAAGGAAGTGGTATCGTCCGCAAAGTGGGGTCAGGCATTCGAAATCTGAAAGTGGGAGACCACGTTATGCTGGCCTCGGCAGGGCTGTTCTCCACTCGAAAGGTCTTGCCAGCAAATGTATGCTTGAAACTCCCTGACAACATTTCGCTACAGGATGCAGCTACAATACTATGTGTCTTCACTACGGCCATCCATTCTCTCGTGGACATGGGGAGACTACAGAAAGGCCAATCTGTTCTGATTCACGCTGCATGTGGCGGTGTGGGACTTGCTGCTTCCAAGTATGTCAAATGA
- a CDS encoding type I polyketide synthase (COG:Q;~EggNog:ENOG410QD7U;~InterPro:IPR016036,IPR016035,IPR001227,IPR014043, IPR016039,IPR032821,IPR020807,IPR042104,IPR014030, IPR014031,IPR020841;~PFAM:PF16197,PF00109,PF02801,PF00698;~SMCOG1022:Beta-ketoacyl synthase;~antiSMASH:Cluster_1.1;~go_function: GO:0016740 - transferase activity [Evidence IEA];~go_function: GO:0016746 - transferase activity, transferring acyl groups [Evidence IEA]), translating into MRGIASDSLMDGTLLSGGEIDMPNHAGHFPVRETSTFQSRDGSLPDIAPVPFPIAIVGMGMRLPGGISNETEFWDFLINKRDGLCKVPEDRYNIDAFYDTSKPGHVRTRHGYYLQDDIAQVDNGFFGISKTEAAKLDPQQRLLMEVIWECMENGGQTQWRGKNIGCYVGVFGEDWLDLMSKDVQNNDRYRVVCSGDFAISNRISFEYDLGGPSMTIRTGCSSSMVGLHEACQAIYSGECSSALVAGTNIIITPTMTTTMSDNMVLSPSGICRTFDAAADGYGRGEAINALFIKPLSQAMKDGDPIRAIIRSTVVNCDGRTPSITTPGSEAQERLVRAAYRKAQIEDACRTGFFECHGTGTIVGDSSEASVVAKVFGEKGIHMGAVKPNVGHSEGASAITSIIKTVLALEHKVIPPNVHFEKPNLKVIPFNEAKLQVPVEATPWPKDRIERASVNSFGIGGTNAHLILDSASSYCQGQSSQAVSRSVPGPQLLLLSAKSASSLDRKTEEIKKYLQDQPAATPDLAYTLAMRREHMQHRAFALAEEGIAPSFEKFRSSCPSAVFVFTGQGAQWPGMGKDLISRSKRFRESIRTMDRALQGLKSAPEWNIEDELLKCKGESRVQEAAFAQPLSTAVQVALVDVLRDWGIIPTSVVGHSSGEIAASYASGAIPAEVAITIAYFRGQALQTRSSNCPGAMAAVGLSPERAKSYLNHGVTIACENSPQSVTLSGDEGILLEILEQIQKDDDILCRRLAVNTAYHSHHMYGPGESYESLMHGQISHNDSIMAQYSTATGTVIREPSKLDAAYWRLNLQSSVLFNTAVQRILGAHEETKLFLEIGPHSALSAPLRQIFQSAGDRQRPLYVPTLRRGADGWKCLLTTAGHLYAHGVPIELNTIFPDRSTLTNIPPYSWDHEERFWSETRVTRDWRLRQARHHELLGSRILGSSDIEPSWRNILQFDTALWLLDHRIQGQVVFPCAGYVAMVGEAIRQVTGSAEYSKTLSSSPLSDRRSSLMTLTRFGTTLQSLPTEMVHGKSIAQDKFEGSLTRHMKRHRSSLSFGQCNLKTGTVH; encoded by the exons ATGCGTGGTATTGCCTCAGATTCGCTCATGGACGGTACGCTCCTCTCGGGGGGAGAGATTGATATGCCCAATCATGCTGGACACTTCCCAGTTCGAGAGACATCGACCTTTCAATCGCGTGATGGAAGCCTGCCAGACATCGCACCAGTTCCATTCCCCATCGCCATTGTCGGAATGGGCATGCGACTGCCCGGTGGTATCAGTAACGAAACGGAGTTCTGGGActtcctcatcaacaaacgcGATGGACTCTGCAAGGTCCCCGAGGACAGGTACAACATTGACGCTTTTTATGACACCTCCAAGCCGGGACATGTCCGAACTCGACATGGATATTACTTGCAGGACGACATCGCGCAGGTCGACAATGGATTCTTTGGTATCAGCAAAACGGAAGCAGCGAAGTTGGACCCGCAGCAAAGGCTTCTGATGGAGGTTATCTGGGAGTGCATGGAAAACGGCGGGCAAACCCAGTGGCGTGGCAAGAATATTGGCTGCTATGTTGGTGTGTTTGGTGAGGATTGGTTAGATCTCATGAGCAAAGACGTGCAAAACAATGACCGATATCGTGTGGTGTGCTCTGGAGACTTCGCCATTTCAAATCGCATCTCTTTTGAGTATGATCTGGGAGGCCCTAGTATGACCATCCGTACTGGATGTTCGTCCTCAATGGTTGGGCTACACGAAGCATGCCAGGCTATTTATTCTGGTGAATGCTCCTCTGCACTCGTGGCCGGGACCAACATCATCATAACGCCGACGATGACCACAACTATGTCAGACAACATGGTCCTTTCTCCTAGCGGTATCTGTAGGACCTTTGATGCGGCAGCTGATGGCTATGGAAGAGGGGAGGCAATCAATGCCCTATTCATAAAGCCATTGTCACAGGCAATGAAGGATGGTGACCCGATTCGTGCCATTATCCGATCCACTGTGGTGAATTGTGACGGCAGGACACCAAGTATAACGACCCCCGGTTCAGAGGCTCAGGAACGGCTAGTTAGAGCAGCGTACAGAAAGGCCCAGATCGAAGATGCTTGCAGAACTGGCTTTTTCGAATGCCACGGTACAGGTACCATTGTCGGGGATTCATCAGAAGCATCCGTCGTGGCAAAAGTCTTCGGAGAGAAAGGGATACATATGGGAGCG GTAAAGCCCAATGTTGGACATTCTGAAGGCGCATCTGCAATTACCAGTATTATCAAGACCGTCCTAGCTCTCGAGCATAAAGTTATCCCGCCTAATGTCCATTTTGAAAAGCCAAATCTGAAAGTAA TCCCCTTCAATGAAGCGAAGCTACAAGTTCCCGTGGAAGCCACTCCGTGGCCCAAAGATCGTATAGAAAGAGCAAGCGTCAATTCCTTCGGAATCGGTGGCACTAACGCCCAT CTCATTTTGgactctgcttcttcttatTGTCAGGGGCAATCTTCGCAGGCTGTCTCGAGAAGCGTACCCGGCCCtcagcttctgcttctctcCGCAAAGAGCGCGTCTTCCCTCGATCGAAAAACAGAGGAGATTAAGAAGTATCTGCAGGATCAACCAGCAGCCACGCCTGACTTGGCATACACGCTCGCGATGCGACGGGAGCATATGCAACATAGAGCTTTTGCTTTAGCTGAAGAGGGAATAGCGCCATCTTTCGAAAAGTTTCGATCGAGTTGTCCATCAGCCGTTTTCGTCTTTACCGGCCAAGGTGCTCAGTGGCCTGGCATGGGGAAGGATCTGATATCAAGATCCAAACGGTTCCGTGAGAGTATCCGGACAATGGATAGAGCATTGCAAGGGTTAAAGAGTGCACCGGAATGGAATATTGAAG ACGAACTTTTGAAGTGCAAAGGTGAAAGCCGGGTGCAAGAAGCGGCATTCGCACAGCCCCTGTCTACCGCTGTTCAGGTTGCCCTGGTAGATGTCCTGCGAGACTGGGGCATTATCCCAACTTCGGTTGTCGGACACTCAAGCGGAGAGATTGCAGCCTCATATGCTTCTGGGGCAATTCCGGCTGAAGTCGCCATCACAATTGCCTATTTCCGTGGTCAAGCGTTGCAGACACGGTCATCCAATTGTCCAGGAGCAATGGCAGCTGTTGGTCTCAGCCCGGAACGGGCAAAGAGCTATTTGAACCATGGAGTTACCATTGCATGTGAAAATAGTCCGCAAAGTGTCACACTCTCCGGAGACGAAGGGATACTGCTCGAGATTCTCGAGCAGATCCAAAAAGACGATGATATTTTGTGCAGGCGTCTTGCGGTTAATACTGCCTATCACTCCCACCACATGTATGGGCCTGGTGAGTCGTATGAAAGTCTCATGCATGGACAAATCTCTCACAATGACTCGATAATGGCCCAATATTCCACCGCTACTGGGACTGTTATCCGTGAACCAAGCAAATTAGACGCTGCTTATTGGCGCCTGAACCTCCAATCTTCCGTACTATTCAACACAGCAGTTCAGCGGATTCTCGGTGCCCATGAAGAGACTAAGCTGTTCCTAGAAATAGGGCCGCATTCTGCACTTTCTGCTCCGCTTCGACAGATATTCCAATCAGCCGGCGACAGGCAGAGACCCCTCTACGTCCCAACTTTACGAAGAGGTGCTGATGGATGGAAATGCCTGCTGACGACAGCCGGCCACCTATACGCACATGGTGTCCCTATTGAATTGAACACAATTTTTCCCGACCGAAGCACACTCACCAATATCCCCCCGTATTCTTGGGATCATGAGGAGAGATTTTGGAGCGAAACCCGGGTTACTCGTGACTGGAGACTACGCCAGGCTCGTCACCATGAACTTCTAGGGTCAAGGATCCTTGGGTCAAGCGACATTGAGCCCTCTTGGAGGAATATTCTTCAGTTTGATACGGCTTTGTGGCTTCTCGACCATCGAATTCAGGGACAAGTTGTTTTTCCTTGTGCAGGCTATGTTGCAATGGTAGGAGAAGCTATTCGACAGGTTACGGGTTCCGCAGAATACTCA AAAACGTTGAGCTCATCACCACTTTCAGACCGGCGAAGCTCTCTGATGACGTTGACTCGGTTTGGTACGACTTTGCAATCACTTCCTACCGAAATGGTTCATGGAAAAAGCATTGCGCAGGACAAGTTCGAGGGGAGTCTGACGAGACACATGAAACGTCACAGATCCAGCCTTTCATTCGGTCAGTGCAATCTGAAGACTGGTACAGTGCATTGA